The Fulvia fulva chromosome 1, complete sequence region GCCACCAGCGACAGCAAAGGACAAGGCACCGGCACAGGTCATGCATCAACATTTATCACAGGCTCAGGAGAGCTTAGAGGGCGGCACAAGCGGGTCCATGGTGCTCTTTGCGTTGGATCAGGCCGAGAAGGGACTGGGATCGAGCGTGCAGCCACCTAGGAAGTGGAGACTGATGCGTGGTGAGGCTTACCTCAAGATGGGAACAATCAACAGCTTGGGAGATGCACAGAACGTGGCTATGTCGCTACTCCGATCGAACAACGCAGACCCTGAGGCACTGGTACTGAGAGGGAGAGCACTTTACGCACAAGGCGAGAATGACAAGGCACTGCAGCACTTCCGACAAGCGATCTCGTGTGATCCAGACTACAAAGACGCTGTAAAATACCTCCGAATGGTACAAAAGCTCGACAAGATGAAGGAAGAAGGTAACACCCACTTCAAATCAGGCCGCTACCAACGCGCCATCGACGTCTACAACACCGCCCTCGAAGTCGACCCCAACAACAAAGGCACCAACTCCAAAATCCTCAACAACCGCGCCATGTGCTGGACCCGCCTGAAGCAATACCAAAAGGCCATCGAAGATTGCGACCGCGCCGTCCAGCTCGACCCAACCTACACCAAAGCCCGCAAGACCCGCGCCAAAGCGTTGGGAGAGAGCGGCGACTGGGAAGAAGCCGTCCGCGCATACAAGAAGATTGCAGAGGATCAACCCGAAGAACCAGGCATCGCGAAGGAGGTCCGAAACGCCGAACTCGAGCTGAAGAAGAGCAAACGCAAGGACTATTATAAGATTCTAGGTCTGGAGAAGGACTGCAGCGAGACGGAGGTGAAGAAGGCGTATAGGAAGTTGGCAGTGGTGCATCATCCTGATAAGAACCCTGGCGATGCCGAGGCGGAGCATCGGTTCAAGGAGATTCAGGAGGCGCACGAGACGTTGATTGATCCGCAGAAGAGGGAGAGGTATGATTCAGGAGTGGATTTGATGGAACCTGGTGAGGGTTTCGGTGGGGGAGGTTTCCCTGGGGGAGGTATGGGTGGCATGGGTGGAGGGATGGGAGGGATTGATCCGGAGATGTTGTTCAATATGGTGAGTGGAGTTCTGAAACCACGTGGGGATAGTGATGCTAACGACTTTACAGATGAATGGTGGTGGCGGCGGCGGTGGATTCCGCTTCGCACAAGGAGGCGGAGGTGGTGGATTTGGTGGTCAGCGAGGTGGTTTCAGTCCTTTCGGATAGAATCCATTCGCTGACCGCACGGGGCCATCGGGACGAGGTTGAAGATCGAGTCCACTCGATTCGAGACGAAGATGTACTGCTCGCAGTACTGTACAGAAGGAAGCGAATTGCTGGGCTAGCGTTTTCGAAAGCATCACTTGCATGATACAGATAGACTGCATGATTGCTTTGAAGGAAGGACGAAGGATGCATGCATGCATTACGGCGAGGAAGTGTTATGAAAACTTTGGATAGCACCATACGATGTACCCATACCCTTCGGCTCGTTGATAGCATGTATCTTCTCAACCAATAATGATTCGGTCGTACCAGGATCTGCTCTATATCTGTACACGCTGACAGCATCCGCATACGACTCGATCCAGACCTCTACCCAATCCTTACTCAACAGCCACCTCAATGTTGGTAGTAACATTGCCCTCAGTAGCCCTTGAGTACGGGCACACAGTCTTCGTCTTCTCCACCAACTTCTTCAGATCCTCCAACTTAATGTCCTTGCCCGTAATCTTCATATCCACACGAATACCCAGATCCAGCTTCTTCAAGTCGCCAATGAGGTGCACGTCAGTCTCGATAGTGCTTTCGGGGTTCTTGAGGCCGAGAGATGGTGCTGTGGCACCCATGGCGCCTTGGAAGCAAGCACCGTAGCCTGCTGCAAAGAGCTCCTCGGGATTGGTCTTCTTGCCGTCGCCGCCGAGGTTGGTGGGCATGCCTAGGTCGAAGTCGAAGTGAGGGGATGTGGCGTGGCCTTGACGACCGCCGGTTACGGTTGCTTGGGCGGTGGTGAGAGGTGCGTCGGAGCTCCAGTTAAGGAAGCGCTTGGTTGGTGGGGTGAGAGTGGTGAGACGTGGGGCGCTGCGGAGGAGCGGGCGGAGGGTGCGGATTGATGCCATTGTGGTGATAGTGATGTGGTGAATGCTGAAGAGCTTGTGGTAGTTGGTGAGGGTGTTATTTGTTGTGTTTAAGGAGAAATAGAGTGAGCTCGAGGTTGGTGTGCCTGAGAGCTCTTCACAAGCCGGGGTGTGACGTCGGTGCGGCATTGAGTTTGACCATTGACCTCTCTTGTGACCGACTCGTGACGAGGGTCTTCACCCATATTGTCATCACAAATCTGTTCACATCAGTCGCGCAGCGCGCTCGCTTCCAGCATTGCAGGGTGAGCGACTAATTTATGGGAGATATACCTCGATGTCGATGTCGATGAATTGGCCAAGGCGACGCGGCGGCTCGACAGCAGCTCGCAGAGATCGGAGCAGGGGATGTTAGGGACGACTTACCAGGTTGTTTGCGGCATTGAATACCACACAGATTATGCTGTTTGAAATTTGGGGGATAGACGCGACACCGATGAGGCACCAGCGTCATATTGTTGGAGGTTGGAGGATAGACGCCACACCGATGTGGCACCAGCGTCGAGTATTGTTGGACTTTGGCGATAGAAGCGTTGCCCAAACGGCAACAGCTTCGAGTGTTGTTGGAGACAGGACCGATGGCAAGACTGCACCCCACAGATTCCATCTTGGCTGACTGAGGCCACCGAAGGTGGCGGAACCGCTGGCAAGAATCTGCGCATGTATGACCAGAAGAGCCGTACGCGCAAGCTCATTCATGGGTAGCTCCACGTTGTCGAGATGTTGGGTAAATTGATTCCACGCGGGGATGGATCATGAAAAGTTAGCTTGTGTTGAGAATAAACCAGAGCTGAATCTTAGTATTGATATATAGTGGCAGGGACGTGGTCCCTACCACACAAACCCGAAGGTGAAGTGGCGGCTGTAAACTTGCAGGAGCCTGTCACTTTTTGTTTGGCCAGGAGCTGGAGCGAGGTTGAAGATGCATCTCGCGTCTCGGAATGATCTTGATGATGTGAAACGCCCGCTGATGGCACGGGTGGTGGGAGAGGTGCCTCTTCAGGCCCTTGAAGACGAGCTGGAGCAA contains the following coding sequences:
- a CDS encoding DnaJ subfamily C member 7 translates to MPFPFTKKRSSNNPISPAEHPPPLPPSTPPPYHYHDSRSSSPEKSDAAAKEKKKSAKYREKDNKQLRPKTQQRFSWSTASRRSSSFDHDEHPLNLPPDELRRLSQLSHSRSMASRAESYEGGVPVAEDPMEETTPAPETPGSFPQTNGTGSAAINGVNGDHGEQQQQQGDQRPTPPPHRTPKSPSPQLEIREADAEAFKAAGNKLYKAGQYGSAIDEYTKAIEANPTSPTYLSNRAAAYMAANMFVQALEDCKLADELEPNNPKVLHRMAKIYTSLGRPQEALEVYDRIQPPATAKDKAPAQVMHQHLSQAQESLEGGTSGSMVLFALDQAEKGLGSSVQPPRKWRLMRGEAYLKMGTINSLGDAQNVAMSLLRSNNADPEALVLRGRALYAQGENDKALQHFRQAISCDPDYKDAVKYLRMVQKLDKMKEEGNTHFKSGRYQRAIDVYNTALEVDPNNKGTNSKILNNRAMCWTRLKQYQKAIEDCDRAVQLDPTYTKARKTRAKALGESGDWEEAVRAYKKIAEDQPEEPGIAKEVRNAELELKKSKRKDYYKILGLEKDCSETEVKKAYRKLAVVHHPDKNPGDAEAEHRFKEIQEAHETLIDPQKRERYDSGVDLMEPGEGFGGGGFPGGGMGGMGGGMGGIDPEMLFNMMNGGGGGGGFRFAQGGGGGGFGGQRGGFSPFG
- a CDS encoding Organic hydroperoxide resistance protein, with the protein product MASIRTLRPLLRSAPRLTTLTPPTKRFLNWSSDAPLTTAQATVTGGRQGHATSPHFDFDLGMPTNLGGDGKKTNPEELFAAGYGACFQGAMGATAPSLGLKNPESTIETDVHLIGDLKKLDLGIRVDMKITGKDIKLEDLKKLVEKTKTVCPYSRATEGNVTTNIEVAVE